The following are from one region of the Candidatus Dadabacteria bacterium genome:
- a CDS encoding PTS fructose transporter subunit IIA, with the protein MFSIVVITHGELAKELISAVNFILPEKPRVKMTAVSIDASKDSKDFEKKVRASIDTVDEGGGILLVTDMFGGTPSNISLMFLESGEMEVISGVNLPMLLKLGTVKEETTLKEAVDLAAKAGRDNIIVASELLNKNG; encoded by the coding sequence ATGTTTTCCATAGTAGTGATCACGCACGGAGAGCTCGCAAAAGAGCTTATATCAGCCGTGAACTTCATCCTGCCCGAGAAACCTAGGGTCAAGATGACTGCGGTCTCAATAGACGCTTCAAAAGACTCAAAAGATTTCGAAAAAAAGGTGCGGGCTTCAATTGATACCGTTGACGAGGGAGGCGGAATACTGCTTGTAACTGATATGTTCGGAGGAACCCCTTCCAATATAAGCCTTATGTTTCTTGAGAGCGGCGAAATGGAGGTAATTTCAGGGGTAAACCTGCCTATGCTCCTAAAACTAGGCACTGTTAAGGAAGAAACTACTCTCAAAGAAGCTGTGGACCTCGCGGCCAAGGCGGGAAGAGATAACATAATAGTGGCAAGTGAACTTCTTAATAAAAACGGTTAG
- a CDS encoding PhzF family phenazine biosynthesis protein: protein MRVYIVDAFTDGPDSGNPAAVSILEEEIPDRAKQKIASEVNLSETAFLLEKDGVFELRWFTPETEVDLCGHATLASAHIIFTLGIIPATEDAVFSTKSGVLTARRKNDLVEMDFPSEDPWEVGMPKDLLIAISSAPLYVGRNRFDYIALYENEETIRNAVPELNHVKKLDSRGLIITSISSSDRYDFVSRFFAPNAGIDEDPVTGSAHCCLCPFWSRRLGKKELAGYQASERGGLVHTRLLEKRVCLSGKATVTGNFEIDPAS from the coding sequence ATGAGAGTATACATCGTTGATGCCTTTACCGACGGGCCGGATTCAGGGAATCCGGCTGCCGTGAGCATTCTTGAGGAAGAAATACCAGATCGGGCAAAGCAGAAAATCGCTTCCGAGGTAAATCTTTCCGAGACGGCTTTTCTTCTCGAAAAAGACGGCGTTTTTGAACTCAGGTGGTTTACTCCCGAAACAGAAGTTGACTTGTGCGGACACGCTACCTTGGCGAGTGCCCACATTATCTTTACTCTCGGCATCATCCCCGCGACGGAAGATGCCGTGTTTTCTACAAAAAGCGGGGTTCTTACCGCAAGGAGAAAAAATGATCTTGTAGAGATGGATTTTCCCTCGGAGGATCCTTGGGAAGTGGGGATGCCGAAGGATTTGCTCATAGCAATTTCCTCTGCGCCTCTTTACGTGGGAAGAAACCGTTTTGATTACATCGCCCTCTACGAAAACGAGGAAACAATAAGAAACGCTGTCCCGGAACTGAACCATGTTAAGAAGCTTGATTCAAGAGGACTTATCATAACTAGCATCTCAAGTTCTGATCGTTACGATTTTGTCTCACGCTTTTTTGCACCCAACGCCGGGATAGACGAGGATCCGGTCACGGGATCTGCTCACTGCTGCCTCTGCCCTTTCTGGAGCCGTAGGCTCGGGAAAAAAGAACTCGCTGGCTACCAGGCGTCAGAAAGGGGTGGCTTAGTTCATACAAGACTTCTTGAGAAAAGAGTCTGCTTGTCGGGAAAAGCAACTGTTACGGGAAACTTCGAAATTGATCCCGCGTCGTGA
- a CDS encoding VWA domain-containing protein encodes MFLDFFLLLKNDGFPVTLKEYLTFLEALDRDVIGYDSTDFYYLARCVMVKDERHLDRFDRLFSAYFRGAQLADTEQFMQIPLEWLRKNFENVLSEEDKEMIRSMGGLEELMERLREIFEKQRKRHQGGNRWIGTGGTSPYGAYGYNPAGVRIGQDGSRQRRAVKVWDKREFRDLDDSVELNVRNMKMALRKLRVLTREGVGEELDIEGTIDRTSKNAGLLDLEFVPLRKNNVKVLMFFDVGGSMEDHVELCSRLFSAARHEFKHLEFYYFHNCIYEAVWKNNARRFSERIPTFSVLNKYNSDYKCIIVGDASMSPWELVYPNGSVEHNNDEPGLRWLERVKTKYPFTVWLNPVPRDDWKWTESIGMLNDFYEGSMFPLTLAGIKDAILALKRRPGHRGASEFPAGF; translated from the coding sequence ATGTTTCTTGATTTTTTCCTGCTGCTTAAAAACGACGGATTTCCCGTCACCCTAAAAGAGTATCTTACTTTCCTGGAAGCCCTTGACCGTGACGTGATCGGTTATGACTCAACCGATTTCTACTATCTTGCCCGTTGCGTGATGGTAAAAGACGAACGGCATCTTGACAGATTCGACAGGCTCTTTTCCGCTTATTTCAGAGGAGCCCAGCTTGCCGATACCGAGCAGTTCATGCAGATTCCGCTTGAGTGGCTGCGCAAGAATTTCGAAAACGTCCTCTCCGAGGAGGATAAAGAGATGATCCGCTCCATGGGCGGGCTAGAGGAACTGATGGAGAGGCTGAGAGAAATTTTCGAGAAGCAGAGAAAACGCCACCAGGGAGGAAACAGATGGATAGGCACCGGGGGGACTTCGCCTTACGGAGCTTACGGTTACAACCCGGCCGGGGTTCGCATAGGACAGGATGGCAGCAGGCAGAGACGGGCCGTTAAAGTATGGGACAAAAGGGAATTTCGTGATCTTGACGATTCGGTGGAATTAAACGTCAGGAACATGAAGATGGCCCTGAGAAAACTCAGGGTTCTCACAAGAGAAGGGGTGGGGGAGGAACTTGACATCGAGGGGACGATCGACAGAACTTCGAAAAACGCGGGGCTGCTTGACCTTGAGTTTGTTCCCCTACGGAAAAACAACGTCAAGGTTCTTATGTTCTTCGACGTCGGAGGTTCGATGGAAGATCATGTCGAGCTTTGCTCAAGACTTTTTTCCGCAGCCAGACATGAGTTCAAACACCTTGAATTCTACTATTTTCACAATTGTATCTACGAAGCCGTATGGAAAAATAACGCAAGACGTTTCAGCGAGCGGATACCTACCTTCTCGGTGCTCAACAAATACAACAGCGATTACAAGTGCATTATAGTCGGCGACGCGTCCATGTCCCCATGGGAACTTGTTTATCCCAACGGAAGCGTCGAGCACAATAACGACGAGCCTGGCCTGCGATGGCTTGAGAGAGTAAAAACGAAATATCCTTTTACCGTGTGGCTTAACCCCGTACCGCGGGATGATTGGAAGTGGACTGAAAGCATAGGAATGCTGAACGATTTCTACGAAGGTAGCATGTTTCCCCTGACGCTTGCAGGCATAAAAGACGCGATTTTGGCTCTCAAGCGCCGTCCCGGCCACCGTGGCGCGTCGGAATTTCCAGCGGGCTTCTAA
- a CDS encoding HAD-IIA family hydrolase, whose protein sequence is MDFGNSFDYFVFDLDGVIYSGEKAIGNSPRVLKTLRKNKKKIRFITNNPSRAPSEYAKKLRKLGIESHSSEFVTSPMATVSLIKEKLPSEKWNTVFIAGSDYLKNEVTQTGLVELYGEDSLDADLVVMGSHPRFNLEEIKTASIAIGNGADFIGTNGDYFYPCEHGRAPATGALLASVEAASGKKALTAGKPQRYMFDLLEQSGVAPTKKTLLVGDSLRTDVVGGKKAGYSTALVLSGVTKKTDLGSDETTPDFILENVSFLLRSQ, encoded by the coding sequence ATGGATTTTGGAAATTCATTTGATTACTTCGTCTTTGATCTGGACGGGGTTATATATTCCGGCGAAAAAGCCATCGGCAACTCCCCCCGAGTGCTCAAAACATTAAGGAAGAATAAAAAGAAAATACGTTTCATAACCAATAATCCTTCACGGGCACCCTCTGAATACGCCAAAAAACTCCGAAAACTCGGAATCGAATCCCACAGCAGTGAATTTGTAACTTCCCCCATGGCAACCGTTTCTCTTATAAAGGAAAAGCTTCCCTCTGAAAAATGGAATACCGTCTTCATAGCGGGAAGCGACTACCTGAAAAACGAAGTCACCCAAACCGGACTGGTTGAACTTTACGGGGAAGATTCCCTCGACGCAGACCTCGTGGTGATGGGAAGCCATCCCAGATTTAACCTTGAGGAAATAAAAACCGCATCCATAGCCATCGGAAACGGAGCAGACTTTATCGGTACGAACGGAGATTACTTCTATCCCTGCGAACACGGCCGGGCTCCCGCGACAGGAGCCCTTCTCGCTTCAGTGGAAGCGGCGTCGGGAAAGAAGGCGTTGACAGCCGGAAAACCCCAGAGATACATGTTTGACCTCCTGGAACAAAGCGGTGTAGCACCGACAAAAAAGACTCTTCTTGTCGGAGATAGTCTCCGCACCGACGTTGTCGGAGGGAAAAAAGCGGGTTATAGCACGGCGCTTGTGCTGAGCGGAGTTACAAAGAAAACCGACCTCGGGAGCGATGAAACAACACCCGATTTTATCTTGGAGAACGTCTCTTTTCTTTTGAGATCGCAGTAA
- a CDS encoding TonB-dependent receptor — protein MNFKIRLGVAIRFFAFLSLFSLVFSLTAVAQEGQDEQKENLSAVEEGSYTLRRMIVTATKRAQLAQEVPFSLNVQSEEDIKRLNTADLEDLSRNVAGLSIQNLGPGQSVVTIRGVSSGQIVRDQPGVKEQVGVYLDETPISLSLFTPDIDLFDLNRVETLRGPQGTLFGSGSIGGTVRYITNQPQLGVNEIKVEVDGNYLDEGSAGGHLKTALNVPLGDDAAVRLVAYGTRYGGFIDAHRESGGMDEDVNDGSRHGGRLSFLWKPTENLSITPRVVYQNIDLGGFNRDEVFNIFAYLGNSVTLGEREQVLLLDEAFEDETLVFDTVINWEIEGVFDVTYSAAYINRDLLVSRDASALTGSVSVDLRNHPAVPFPNDPISNVINPSNLRDTTDLEQMTHEFRLSSNSASRLQWLAGVFYSDVERDYSQRLPTPGYDDLWMVPSADTNFPDAVDSPYSSDLTYDLRQIALFGEATYALLERLDLTAGLRWYDWEEDKTFKSGGGFSNSAAQNQDETVSSDGFSPRFMVSYDANDNLTFNVQVSRGFRLGGVNDPLNEPLCTDSKGVNHFPVYSVYQEFEDETLWNYEVGFKSSFENVTFNGSVFYTDIENLGVNVDAGPCSSRVTISVPESHTAGAELELSIQPTRYLLFAFAGSYIEAEFDSTLRTVGGGVLDGIEEGNRIPSVPDWQLSGSATYTLPGLLNARESYISGSWQFVGDSITQSGDQVPGKGVFEHGFPHGIPASTTVDLLLDSYHLFNLSAGLVYNNLEFTAYVKNLTDENVRLSFDRERNGRARLAYRVGQPRTFGVVTRMRF, from the coding sequence ATGAATTTTAAGATTCGGCTTGGCGTAGCCATAAGGTTTTTTGCATTTCTTTCCCTGTTCTCATTGGTTTTTTCCCTAACCGCAGTTGCGCAGGAGGGGCAGGATGAACAAAAAGAAAATCTCAGTGCTGTAGAGGAAGGCAGTTACACGCTTCGGAGAATGATCGTGACCGCCACCAAGCGCGCTCAGCTTGCCCAGGAAGTCCCTTTTTCCTTGAATGTCCAGTCAGAAGAGGATATCAAGCGCCTTAACACCGCTGACCTGGAGGATCTTTCCCGAAACGTCGCAGGACTCTCCATACAGAACCTCGGACCGGGCCAGAGCGTAGTTACGATCCGTGGCGTTTCTTCCGGACAGATAGTGCGGGACCAGCCCGGCGTAAAGGAGCAGGTAGGGGTCTATCTTGACGAAACCCCGATATCATTGTCGCTTTTCACCCCTGATATCGACCTTTTCGACCTTAACCGTGTTGAGACACTGAGAGGTCCGCAGGGCACGCTCTTCGGATCAGGCTCAATCGGCGGTACGGTTCGCTACATAACCAACCAGCCGCAACTTGGTGTAAATGAGATTAAAGTCGAGGTTGACGGAAACTATCTTGACGAAGGCTCCGCGGGAGGTCATCTCAAAACCGCCCTTAACGTTCCTCTGGGCGATGACGCGGCCGTAAGGCTTGTAGCTTACGGAACTAGGTACGGCGGCTTCATCGATGCGCATAGAGAAAGCGGCGGGATGGATGAAGATGTTAATGACGGAAGCCGACACGGCGGGCGCCTCTCCTTTTTGTGGAAGCCGACCGAAAATCTCTCCATCACCCCTCGCGTTGTGTATCAGAACATTGATCTCGGGGGATTTAACCGCGACGAGGTATTCAACATTTTTGCTTACTTGGGTAATAGCGTAACTCTTGGAGAGAGGGAGCAGGTACTTCTGCTCGACGAAGCCTTTGAAGACGAGACTCTTGTTTTCGACACGGTAATTAACTGGGAGATAGAAGGAGTTTTTGACGTTACTTACTCCGCGGCTTATATAAACCGCGATCTTCTTGTAAGCCGCGACGCAAGCGCTCTTACCGGCAGCGTAAGTGTGGATCTTCGTAATCATCCAGCTGTTCCTTTTCCCAATGATCCTATTAGCAACGTAATAAATCCTTCTAACCTGCGCGATACCACGGATCTTGAGCAGATGACCCATGAGTTCCGTTTAAGCTCAAATAGCGCAAGCCGTCTGCAGTGGCTTGCGGGGGTTTTCTACTCGGATGTGGAGCGTGACTATTCCCAGCGTCTGCCGACGCCTGGATATGATGATCTATGGATGGTGCCTTCGGCTGACACTAATTTCCCTGACGCGGTGGACTCGCCATACAGTTCCGATCTTACTTACGACTTGAGGCAGATCGCGCTTTTCGGTGAAGCGACCTACGCTCTGCTTGAACGTCTGGATCTGACGGCGGGGCTTCGCTGGTATGACTGGGAAGAGGATAAGACTTTCAAGTCTGGCGGAGGTTTCTCTAATAGTGCTGCCCAGAATCAGGACGAAACGGTTTCCTCCGACGGGTTCTCGCCCCGGTTCATGGTGAGTTATGATGCTAACGATAACCTTACTTTTAATGTCCAAGTCTCCCGTGGATTTCGCCTAGGCGGCGTCAACGACCCGCTGAACGAACCGCTTTGTACAGACAGTAAGGGGGTTAATCATTTTCCTGTATATAGTGTTTATCAGGAGTTTGAAGACGAGACTCTCTGGAACTATGAGGTCGGGTTTAAGTCCTCCTTTGAGAATGTTACATTCAACGGCTCGGTTTTTTATACCGACATTGAAAATCTGGGTGTAAATGTTGATGCGGGACCCTGTTCTTCCAGGGTTACGATCAGCGTACCCGAATCTCACACGGCAGGAGCGGAACTTGAGTTATCCATTCAGCCGACAAGATATTTGCTGTTTGCCTTTGCGGGAAGCTACATAGAAGCGGAGTTTGATTCCACTTTGAGGACGGTTGGAGGAGGTGTGCTTGATGGAATAGAAGAAGGTAACCGTATACCTTCAGTTCCCGACTGGCAGCTCTCGGGATCCGCCACTTATACTTTGCCGGGTCTTTTGAACGCTAGAGAAAGCTATATCTCCGGTTCATGGCAGTTCGTAGGTGACAGCATAACACAGTCGGGTGATCAAGTACCCGGCAAGGGAGTTTTCGAGCATGGTTTCCCACATGGTATCCCTGCTTCTACAACTGTTGATCTGCTGCTTGATTCATACCACCTGTTCAATCTCTCGGCAGGGCTTGTATATAACAATCTTGAATTCACCGCCTACGTGAAGAATCTTACCGATGAAAACGTGAGGCTTTCGTTTGATCGTGAGAGGAACGGACGGGCCCGTCTTGCCTACAGAGTGGGTCAACCCCGTACTTTCGGCGTGGTTACCCGCATGCGCTTCTGA
- the rapZ gene encoding RNase adapter RapZ yields MEQIIILSGLSGSGKSTAAKVLEDLGFFCVDNLPPELLFSFIDLCGKSLTQIKKAVVVIDIRIPVKDALHDFEEVLGKIRESAKEVDLVFLECSDETIVKRYKETRRIHPLGNERTLPEGISEEKQILEDIRELSNHRIDTSALSIHDLKAVIAKIAGTTDKSTPLLTFLSFGYKYGIPEDADLVFDVRFLRNPHFTESLRDLDGTRSEIVDFVMSDKASQEFLEKLCAFLRFLIPKYSEEGKSYLTLAVGCTGGKHRSVVIADALGKNLSEHSAIIRHRDINKL; encoded by the coding sequence ATGGAGCAGATAATAATATTAAGCGGACTCTCCGGTTCGGGGAAAAGTACCGCGGCGAAAGTGCTTGAAGACCTGGGCTTTTTCTGCGTCGACAACCTGCCTCCCGAGCTTCTTTTCTCTTTTATCGACCTTTGCGGAAAATCCCTTACGCAGATAAAAAAAGCGGTCGTAGTAATTGACATACGTATACCGGTAAAAGATGCGCTTCATGACTTCGAAGAGGTGCTGGGAAAAATAAGAGAGTCGGCCAAAGAAGTCGACCTCGTATTTCTTGAATGCTCCGATGAGACAATTGTTAAAAGGTATAAGGAGACAAGGAGAATCCACCCGCTTGGAAATGAGAGAACTCTCCCCGAGGGAATATCAGAGGAGAAGCAAATTCTTGAAGACATACGCGAACTCTCGAACCATCGCATAGACACAAGCGCTCTCAGCATTCACGATCTAAAAGCGGTCATAGCCAAGATTGCCGGGACAACTGACAAAAGCACCCCCCTTCTTACCTTCCTTTCCTTCGGCTACAAGTACGGAATTCCCGAAGATGCAGACCTGGTTTTTGACGTTCGCTTCTTGAGAAATCCTCATTTTACCGAATCCCTGAGGGATTTAGACGGAACAAGGAGCGAAATCGTTGATTTTGTCATGTCGGATAAAGCTTCACAGGAGTTCCTGGAGAAACTCTGCGCTTTTCTGCGCTTTTTGATTCCCAAATATTCCGAGGAAGGGAAATCATATCTTACCTTGGCGGTTGGCTGCACCGGGGGAAAACATCGGTCGGTAGTTATAGCCGATGCCTTGGGCAAAAACCTCTCCGAACACTCTGCGATTATTAGACACAGGGATATAAATAAGCTATAA
- the rpoN gene encoding RNA polymerase factor sigma-54 gives MSGIGVGLAQSPNVVQKQKLILTQHLKLFLSLVQMNTVELKEYLEEQLIENPALEEDPDSSVETEKESLSESLLNELGPSETDYPMPEEFSPEINEAPEWENQIPSQDSLFEHLSWQLSMTDLSERQKQIASLIIGNINEDGYLEIEPEEIARLLEGESSSAGGENCLMEVMRVAEKIRTTFDPVGVGSRFLSECLAAQAMDLGYQKESPIMKVLENHIDDLSTKDYDKICAELEVSSEEIKEIEAVITSLEPKPGRPYYTKDTARSIVPDFYVYKVGDDLQMQSNRSFPKLRISSYCRKILADRANLTGETTDYLREKIEVAQRIVRCIEERETTMRKVIEKIVNEQREFFDHGSAHIKPLRLKDVAETVGIHESTVSRITSRKYIQCPQGVVELKKLFSRGVHSSNGQKVSLERIKSMIREIVNDEPAQCAFSDEDISRILSMKNIKVARRTVAKYRKILGIPSSSKRLSKEV, from the coding sequence ATGAGCGGAATCGGAGTCGGTCTCGCGCAGAGCCCGAACGTGGTACAGAAGCAAAAGCTCATACTCACCCAGCATCTTAAGCTTTTTCTAAGCCTAGTCCAGATGAATACGGTTGAGCTTAAGGAATACCTTGAGGAACAGCTCATAGAGAATCCCGCTCTAGAGGAAGATCCCGATTCATCTGTGGAGACGGAAAAAGAGAGCCTGAGCGAATCTCTTCTAAACGAGCTCGGCCCCTCAGAAACCGACTATCCTATGCCCGAAGAGTTCTCCCCGGAGATAAACGAGGCACCGGAGTGGGAGAACCAGATACCCAGCCAGGATTCCCTGTTTGAGCACCTCAGCTGGCAACTCTCAATGACTGATTTAAGCGAACGGCAAAAGCAGATAGCTTCGCTTATAATCGGGAACATAAACGAGGACGGATACCTTGAGATTGAACCTGAAGAGATAGCAAGGCTGCTTGAGGGAGAAAGCTCATCCGCAGGGGGTGAGAACTGTCTAATGGAAGTAATGCGGGTTGCCGAGAAAATACGCACCACGTTTGATCCCGTCGGAGTTGGTTCCCGCTTCCTCTCCGAGTGTCTTGCGGCGCAGGCCATGGATCTCGGTTATCAGAAGGAAAGTCCGATTATGAAAGTGCTGGAAAATCATATCGACGACCTAAGCACAAAAGACTACGACAAGATCTGCGCGGAGCTTGAGGTGAGCAGTGAAGAAATAAAGGAAATCGAAGCTGTAATAACCTCGCTTGAGCCTAAGCCGGGGAGACCCTATTACACCAAAGACACCGCCAGAAGCATCGTCCCCGACTTCTATGTGTACAAGGTGGGAGACGATCTCCAGATGCAGTCAAACAGAAGCTTCCCGAAACTCAGGATAAGCTCCTACTGCAGAAAAATTCTCGCCGACCGCGCGAACCTTACCGGAGAAACCACGGACTACCTGCGGGAAAAAATCGAGGTGGCCCAGAGAATAGTCCGCTGCATTGAAGAGCGGGAGACCACAATGCGCAAGGTGATAGAGAAGATCGTAAACGAGCAAAGAGAGTTCTTCGACCACGGAAGCGCTCACATAAAACCCCTCAGGCTAAAGGACGTGGCTGAAACCGTGGGCATTCACGAATCAACCGTGAGCCGGATAACAAGCAGAAAATACATACAGTGCCCGCAAGGAGTCGTGGAACTTAAAAAACTTTTCTCAAGAGGAGTTCACTCATCAAACGGGCAAAAAGTTTCGCTTGAGAGAATAAAATCAATGATAAGGGAAATAGTTAATGACGAACCGGCCCAGTGCGCATTCTCGGACGAAGACATATCCAGAATACTTTCCATGAAAAACATAAAGGTCGCGAGAAGAACGGTCGCGAAATACAGAAAAATACTTGGGATACCCAGTTCATCAAAAAGACTCTCAAAGGAGGTTTGA
- a CDS encoding PTS sugar transporter subunit IIA: MRISECLEKNSVFPELVSTTKPDVLKEISEKVAGAVPRLNVQRLNETLAEREGICSTAIDSGVAIPHVKLLDIPDITIAFARSEAGVDFDSLDGERTHLFAVLITPENCPMETRVKLLARLSRILGQNDLRPKLVASKEASEIYNLLIEEDEKL; the protein is encoded by the coding sequence GTGAGAATATCGGAATGCCTGGAGAAAAATTCCGTATTTCCCGAACTCGTTTCGACAACAAAACCGGACGTGCTGAAGGAAATCTCAGAGAAAGTCGCAGGGGCCGTCCCCAGGCTTAACGTGCAGAGACTTAACGAAACTCTTGCCGAACGGGAGGGAATATGCAGCACAGCGATTGATTCCGGGGTAGCAATTCCGCACGTAAAACTCCTCGACATTCCAGATATAACCATCGCATTTGCCAGAAGCGAGGCCGGGGTTGATTTTGACTCGCTTGACGGAGAGAGGACCCATCTCTTCGCTGTTTTAATAACCCCAGAGAACTGCCCCATGGAAACCCGGGTAAAACTGCTTGCCCGGTTATCCCGTATACTCGGGCAAAATGACTTGAGGCCAAAACTCGTTGCCTCAAAAGAGGCTTCTGAGATTTATAATCTGCTTATTGAAGAAGATGAAAAGCTCTGA
- a CDS encoding HPF/RaiA family ribosome-associated protein: MKVDIITKNIPDKRRSEHLKRYAMKKMPKLQRYIDPERNPSEARILLSAEKLRNNAEITISSGPLKASASVETEEMHSAIDKLFDTIIKQLRRRTDKQLTLRRRNASKTPSAAREQRAERGNNLRVDHQFLSPKPMSVAEALLQLDASEEDFVAFRNSETLEMNVVYKKADSKKVGLLTP, encoded by the coding sequence ATGAAGGTTGATATCATCACGAAAAACATTCCCGACAAAAGAAGATCGGAGCACCTCAAGCGTTACGCGATGAAAAAAATGCCAAAGCTCCAGAGGTATATAGACCCTGAGAGGAATCCCTCGGAGGCAAGAATACTTCTTTCAGCAGAAAAACTCAGAAACAACGCGGAAATTACTATCAGCTCGGGACCCTTAAAAGCATCAGCTTCAGTAGAAACCGAAGAAATGCACTCCGCCATAGACAAGCTTTTCGACACGATCATAAAGCAGCTGCGAAGAAGAACGGACAAACAACTGACACTCAGAAGAAGGAACGCGTCAAAGACCCCTTCCGCGGCACGCGAACAGAGAGCGGAAAGGGGAAACAACCTTAGGGTGGATCACCAGTTTTTGAGCCCCAAACCCATGAGCGTTGCGGAGGCACTGCTGCAGCTTGACGCCTCCGAAGAGGATTTCGTGGCCTTCAGAAACAGTGAGACGCTTGAAATGAATGTTGTTTACAAAAAAGCTGATTCGAAAAAGGTAGGACTTCTTACCCCCTGA
- a CDS encoding peptide ABC transporter substrate-binding protein, with protein MKYKKTFLVLAMIVTGLFITSCGDDDDDETLTILYWQAPTIANPYLAGGTKDVDASALILEPLANYDEEGRLVPRLAEEIPTVDNGGVSEDMTMITWKLKEGILWSDGTPLTVEDVIFTHRYLCSLPATENVCGPVPIGNVDPVEDSPHSVRITFSAPVIYPYTLFVGASSPILQKAQFANCVGEAAQGCRMENLYPVGTGSYKITDFTISESDAETTSVLTYKINEHFHSTEKLFSKVVIKGGGNATASARAVLETGEADYGWNLQIDPQTLASFQEVGRGTVRPAFASLIEHLVVNFTNPDPALGNRRSEWSDGNNPHPFLTDPAVRRALSLAIDRGHIVEQLYGTAGRTTCNVVPAPPQYTSPNNEDCLTQDIEEAKTLLDQAGWVPGDDDIREKDGVRLKILYQTSTNPVRQGTQELIQRWWRDIGVETELKSINAGVFFSSDPDNPDNLWRFYADIEMYANGTSSIDPQGYLSSWLATEIPGSENDWAGSNVSRWSNQDYDDLYQELTRTPIGPDRENLVIQMNDMLVQNHVVIPLVHRAFVSAFSNSLKGVRVNGWDSELWNIHEWYRE; from the coding sequence ATGAAATACAAAAAAACGTTCCTAGTCTTGGCCATGATAGTGACAGGACTCTTCATAACTTCCTGTGGAGATGACGATGATGATGAAACCCTGACCATACTTTACTGGCAGGCCCCTACTATCGCCAACCCTTATCTCGCCGGCGGGACCAAGGATGTTGATGCTAGCGCTTTGATCCTAGAGCCCCTGGCTAACTATGATGAGGAAGGAAGGCTAGTACCTCGACTAGCCGAGGAAATCCCGACCGTGGACAATGGCGGCGTATCAGAAGATATGACCATGATTACCTGGAAGCTCAAAGAAGGAATCCTCTGGTCCGATGGCACCCCTCTAACGGTCGAAGACGTTATATTTACCCACAGATACCTGTGTTCTCTGCCAGCAACGGAAAATGTGTGTGGTCCCGTACCTATAGGGAACGTGGACCCTGTCGAGGATTCCCCCCATAGCGTCAGAATTACCTTCTCCGCCCCCGTAATTTATCCATATACTCTCTTTGTCGGGGCCTCTTCCCCTATCCTGCAAAAAGCGCAGTTTGCAAACTGCGTTGGTGAGGCAGCTCAGGGTTGCCGCATGGAGAACCTTTATCCCGTAGGCACGGGGTCCTACAAAATCACCGATTTCACAATCAGTGAATCGGATGCCGAAACTACCTCTGTTCTTACCTACAAAATCAATGAACATTTCCACTCGACCGAGAAACTCTTCTCGAAAGTAGTTATCAAAGGCGGCGGGAACGCTACGGCTTCCGCCCGGGCCGTTTTGGAAACAGGAGAGGCAGATTATGGTTGGAACCTGCAAATAGACCCTCAAACTCTCGCATCTTTCCAAGAGGTCGGCAGGGGAACAGTTCGGCCGGCCTTCGCCTCTCTTATTGAGCATTTGGTAGTCAACTTCACTAATCCCGATCCAGCTCTGGGAAACCGGCGCTCCGAGTGGTCAGACGGCAATAACCCTCATCCCTTTCTGACCGACCCGGCAGTGCGCAGGGCCTTGTCTTTAGCAATTGATCGCGGACATATCGTCGAACAGCTTTACGGCACCGCGGGCAGGACAACCTGCAATGTTGTTCCGGCGCCTCCCCAGTACACTTCACCAAATAACGAAGACTGCCTGACCCAGGATATTGAGGAAGCAAAAACCCTGCTCGATCAGGCCGGATGGGTACCAGGCGACGACGACATCCGGGAAAAAGATGGAGTCCGCCTGAAAATTCTTTATCAAACCTCTACAAACCCGGTTCGCCAAGGTACCCAGGAACTGATTCAGAGATGGTGGAGGGATATAGGGGTGGAAACCGAGTTGAAGAGCATTAACGCAGGTGTTTTCTTTAGCAGCGATCCAGATAATCCCGACAACCTCTGGAGATTTTATGCCGATATTGAAATGTATGCCAACGGAACATCATCCATTGATCCGCAGGGTTATCTGTCGAGCTGGCTAGCTACTGAAATTCCCGGCTCCGAAAACGACTGGGCGGGCAGCAACGTATCCCGCTGGTCTAACCAAGATTACGATGATCTCTATCAGGAACTGACGCGGACCCCTATCGGCCCAGATCGCGAAAACCTAGTCATCCAAATGAATGACATGTTGGTTCAGAACCATGTAGTGATTCCCTTGGTTCACCGCGCCTTTGTCTCGGCTTTCAGCAACAGCCTGAAGGGAGTAAGGGTAAACGGATGGGATTCCGAGCTGTGGAATATACACGAGTGGTACCGGGAATAA